The sequence GGAGGCCTGGGGCTATGCCTAGCCGGGAGCTCAGCGCTCGCCGCCTGGCGCGACGAGCATGTGCTGCTCATCAACACCACGCAGTCGCTGCCCAACTGGGCATTCTGGGTCGACCGCAGCCGCGTTCCCCAGCGCGGCGACTTTGTTGTGTTCAATCCGCCGCGCACGCCGCTAATCGTTGCGCATTTCGGCAAAGCACCGGCACCTTTCGCAAAGCGCGTGCTTGGCATGCCGGGCGATTTCGTCACGCGCGACGGGTCCGTGGTGCGGATCGACGGACGCGAGGTCGCAAGGCTCAAGGCCTTCAGCAAGCGCGGTGAGAAGCTCGTGCCCGGTCCAGTGGGGCGCATCCCCGAGCATTGCTATTACGTTGGCACCGCGCATGCCGACGGGTTCGACAGCCGCTATTCCGATGTGGGCTTTGTCTGCCGGGACAGGATCGTTGGCACCGGGGACTCGGTGCTGTGAGCCTGCGCCGTCGCCTTGTGCTCGGTATGGGACTTGGTTTGGCGGCAGGCTGGCCTGCGGCGTCCATGCTGCAGGCCGCCGACCATGGCCAGATGGGCCAGACTTTCCCGATCATCGAGGAAGACCTGCTCGCCACCATCGAAGCAAGGCTGAGGACGCTCGAAGCTTCGGGCCAGATCGAAGACCTGCAACGGCGGATGCAGCAGCAGGCGACGATGAGCGTGCGGCGACCAAAACCGGTTGCGGGACTTTCGGCAGCAAGCGAGCGGCGACAATGGCTGTTCGATCCCTCGATCGTGCTCGAAGCCGATATCCGCGATGCCGAGAACAATCTGATCGCTACACGCGGCACGCGGGTCAACCCGCTCGACCATGTCTCGCTCGGACAGGACCTGGTCTTCATCGATGGCACGGTTCCGGCGCAGATCGACTGGGCCGTGCGCGAGCATAGCGCCCAGACCGCCAAGATCATCTTTGTTGCCGGCTCGCCGTTCGACATGATGAAGCCGCACCAGCGCCGGTTCTGGTTTGACCAAGGTGGCCGTCTGACGACGCGTTTCGGCATCCGCCACACGCCTGCCGTGGTCACATCGGCGGGCAAGGCGCTGCGGATCACCGAAGTCCCGCTTGGGGGCAAAGGTGGCGCGACATGACCCATCCGCTGCTCGCGTTCATGGCCACACCTATGGCTGACCCCGAGACCCGAGCGCTGAGGCGGATGCGACATACATGGGTCCTGCTTTGCGCGGCGCTCATTCTCGCTGTGGCCCTCAATCCAGCAAGCGTCTCTCTCTTCGGTCCTTGGGGCGCTCTGCCGGCGCTGCTGCTCCTGATGGCGACGCCCATCGTCGGCATGATCTACTGGCGCGCCAAGACAAGGGCAGATGCCGCCTGGAACCGGTCCGATCACCCGAAAGGCGAGGCATGATGCGCCTGCCACGCTTCTTCGTCGCTCTGTTCGCTGGCTTGGCGCTCGTGGGGCTAGGCGCCGCACCCGCGCGCGCTTCGGTTACCTGCCATGGCAAGTTCGTCAATCCGATCACCGACGTGTGCTGGTCGTGCCTGTTTCCGCTTTCGATCGGCGGGCTCGCCATCTGGAAAGGCTCGCGGCCCGATCCCAAAAACCCTTCGTTTCCCTTGTGCGCCTGCGGCTCGCCGATCCCGCGCATCGGCATCTCAGTGGGGTTCTGGGAACCCGTGCGGCTCGTCGATGTCACCAACAAGGCGTGGTGTTTTCCCAATCTTGGCGGCATCCGGCTCAACCCCGGGTTCGATATTGGTAACGGCCATGTCCAGGGCCGCAGCCAGGTCGGCGGCAAGACGCAGAATTCCTCGCAGTGGCAGGCCCACTACTATGTCTATCCGCTGCTCTACTGGATGGAGATCCTCACCGACTTCCTCTGCTTCGAACAGACCACATTCGATGTCGCCTATGTAACCGAGCTCGATCCGCTCTGGCAGGATTCCGCGCTCACCTCGATCATCAATCCTGAAGTCGCGCTCTTCGCCAATCCCGTCGCTACCGCCGCATGCGCCGCCGACTGCGTGGCCGCAACCGCGCGGCTTCCGATCGACCAGATGTTCTGGTGCGCGGGCTGTAACGGGGGGATGTATCCGTTGAACGGCCATGTCGCCGCTCACGTCACGCCGGTTCAGGCCTCGCGGCTCGTGGCCGAACGCATGCTCTACAAGATGCACCGCGAAGCGCTTGCCTGGGGGACGATGGGGTCCAAGGCGCTGTGCCACAAGTACCTCATGCCGGTGATGCGTAAGCAGCAGTACCGGCTGCAGATGACCAACCCGATCCCGACCGTCAAAGGCAGATACGCCTGCGCGCCGATCGGGGCGACCACAATCATTCCCCACACGGGCAAGTCCTTTCCGGTCAAAGGCGAGGATTTTGGCTACCTTGTGTGGAGGAAGCGAAATTGCTGCGCATGAGCGCCGTGACGGCGCAGAAAGGAAATATGTATGTAATACAACAACATATCCTTTCATCGTCTTGCTGACGAATGACCGGTGGCTGCGATGCCACCCCACCCGGCGGAAGGAGTCGGGGCGGAAGGGGGTCTCCAAGGTTTGCCGCGTTCCGGCGGTCGGCCTCAGAGCAGGAGACCTGAACTGTACCGGATGCGGCCCGTCAGCCGCAGGCCGGGCTACCACAGGATCTATGGTGAGATACAAGCGAATGACGTGTCTGAAGCCTCTTTATTTACAGTTGAACTCCCGATCACCTGACGGGGTGGGGAAATCGCGGTGTGAACCGGTTGGCGTGTTGCGCTGCCTTCTGGTGGGTGCTCGCAGAGCACTCGTGTGCGGGTCGTCCTTTCTTGTCCGCACGCCCGAGCCGCAAGGGGTTAAGCGTCGCACCTACGGGTCCAAGGTTGATCGTCGGAACACGGGAACCATCATCGCCCGCCTGCTTCGGAGCAGGCTATCCGCGGAGACCGGGGATGGGCGCTGGTGGGGCGGAGCCTGCGTAGTAGTCCGAGGGCGGGAAAGCCGTCCACATGGCGAAGGCAGGCAGGAAGCCGGTGGGCTGTCATGACGGAGGAACTACCAGTGGACTCTGGTAATCAGGCCGCACAGGTCTGGCTCCTCGGCGTTCAGCGAAAGCTCTACCAGTGGAGTCGGGAACACCCCGAAGAACCATACTGCGACTTGTGGAATTGGGTAACCGATCCCCGCAATCTGCAGATGGCCTGGAAAACGATTGCCGGTAATCGCGGCAAGCGCACTCCGGGAGTCGACGGGGAGACCGTAGCGAGAATTGCATCCGGTATTGGTGCCATGGAATTTCTGCGGAAGCTTCGCGAGGAGCTTCGGTCGGGCGGCTACCGCCCGTCCCCTGCACGCAGGAAATGGATCGCCAAGCCGGGCAAACCGGGGAAGTTCCGACCCCTCGGTATCCCTACAGTCAAGGATCGCGTGGTGCAGTGCGCGGTCAAGCAAGTACTGGAGCCGATCTTCGAGGCCCGGTTCTGGCCAGTCTCTTACGGGTTCCGGCCCGGACGGGGCAGTCAGGCCTGCCTTGAACATATCCGTGTGACCATCCAGTCGCGGGGCAGACCTGCGGCTGACGGTCGCCGACACAAAGCGCCGTACCAATGGGTAATCGAAGGCGACATTGAGGGCTGCTTCGACAATATCGGACATCACCCGCTGATGGAACGCGTGCGCCACGGCGTCGCGGACCGCAAGGTGAACCGGTTGCTCGTGCAGTTCCTCAAGGCCGGGGTTCTCGAGGATGTTTCGTACAGCCCGACAGACACCGGCACGCCGCAAGGTGGAGTGCTCTCACCGCTGCTGGCCAACATCGCGCTTGGCGTGATCGAGGAACGGTATCGGGACTGGGTAAAACGCCCCGAGGACCCACAGCTGAAATCCGATGGGATAAGGCTGGCGGCAATCAGGCGCGACAAGGATCGCAAGGCCGGGCGACCGGTCTTCTATCCCGTCCGCTATGCCGATGACTTCCTGATCTTCGTGTCGGGAACGGAAGCTGACGCTCTTGCCGAAAAGCAGGCGCTGGCAACCTACCTGCACGAAGCGATGGGTCTGACGCTCTCGCCCGAGAAGACGCGCATCACCGCGCTGACCGAGGGCTGTCGATTCCTTGGATGCCGCGTGAGGCTCAAATGGGACAAGCGGTTCGGGCTGCACGCCCGCATCGAAATCCCGCGCGAGCCGATCAACGGATTCAGGATACGGGTAAATCAACTGGCCCGACGGCAGACGCTTCGGCGTTCGCTCAAGGCCATGCTTCAGGAACTCAATCCATACCTTCGCGGGTGGTCTGCCTACTACCGCTACTGCGTGGGGGCGAAGTCGATCTTCGCCAGTCTCGACTGGCATGTGCGGCAACGTCTCTGGCTGTGGCTGCGGGCCAAGCACAAACGTGTCCCCGGGAGGAAAATCGCATCGTGGCGCAGGCCGGGCATCGCCCATCCGGGCAGCAAGGTCTGGGCTGAAGGCAGCACGGAGCAATTCTTGATGAGCTACGTGCCAGTTCGGAGGTTCGATCTCAAATGGATGAAGAAACCCGAGTACGCCAAGGCTTCTGGAGAGCCGGATGCACAACGAAAGGTGCACGTCCGGTTCGGAGAGAAGGCGTGGGAAACTGGGCGTGGAGACACGCCGCAGCGCCCACGTCTTACTCTACTATGAACAGGTTACGTCACCTTATCGGAGCCTTCCGCACCTCCAGACTGGCCGCTGTCGCCGCCTTCCTGGCGCTTGCGGGGATCTCGGCGGGATTGGCGCGCACCGCCGCACAAACGGTGGAAGGCCTTGATCTCGACGCCATCAAGGCGCGCGCCGGCGAGCAGACCAGCGAGGCACAGGACTTCGTCGACGCGCTTGCGGGCCGCGAAGCCGCGCATGCGCGCGATGCCGAGGAATTGCGCGAGGATGCGTTGGCCGCGATGCAAGACATCGATCCCGCCAGCCTGCCCAAAGGCCCTGCAGGTCCGGTCGATTTCGACGCAATCCTTGAAGGCGCGGCCGCCAATGCCAGCGCTCCGATAGGCGAGGGGCCGCTGTTCGTGGTCTTCGCCAGCCTCTCGATGCCCGAGGCCTCACTCTCGCGCCTGATCGCCGACACCAGCGCGGCGGGCGGCGTGGTCGTCTTTCGCGGATTTCCCAAAGGCAGCACGCGCGCGTTCGCCGAAGGGCTGAAGCGTGTCATCACCGACGAGCGCCAGGAAGCCCATATCGCCATCGACCCACGCCTGTTTCGCGCGTTCTCCGTCAGTGCAGCGCCGACGTTCGTCGTCGCAAGCCGCGCCTATGAGCTGTGCGACGGGTTCGATTGCACCTCTGCCGTTCCCGATCACGACCGCATGAGCGGCAATGTCAGCGTCGACTATGCGCTCGAACGCTTTGCCGGGGGGCGCGGGCCCGGTGCCGGAGTGGCGGGAATCGCGCTTGCCAACCTGCGCAAGGCGAAGTGACATGGCAGGGGCGGCAGAACTATCTGGCCGGACGCGCCCGCTGATCGCGGGCCTGATCCTCGCCTGCCTGCTCGTCGCTGCCAGTCCGGCGCAGGCCCAGGTCTATATCCCGCCGCCCGACGATCTGATCGAGGACCTGCCGGTCCTGCCTCCTGCCGGCGAGCTACCCTTGCCGCAACCGCTGCCGCCACCGCCTCCCGCGCCTGAAACGATGACAGCGCAGCAGGCGAAGGCCGAAGCCCGCGCCGCGGGGTCAGCGCTGCGCGAGAATTACCAGGACCTGACGCAGGCAGCAGGCGCGGCGGCGCAGGTGCCGGGCTATGATGCTACGTATCCCGGGCTCACGCAGTATTACGATAATCCCGGCGAGATGTATGCTGCGGGCGCGGCGCAAGGTTACAATAGCGAGGCCTACCGAACGGCCAATTCGACATCGCGCCCGGTGGTCGATGTCACCCGAGGCGACATGGCGCGTGCAACCGCGATCGAAGCTGACCCGGACGCTTATCTCGATGGGGTCAGCGCCGACGGTTCGACCGGGGACTGCACACCGCTGCCGCCCGGTCCCGGAACGCCCAACAGCGCTGAGTGGACCTGCCATGTCGGCTCGAAGGTCATCGAGGAAACCAAAAGCTGCACCAGCAACCTTGTCGTGACCGAGTGGAGCGCGCTTACCTACCAGTACCTCTGCGCGATTTCGGGAACGTTCAATGGCTGCTCGGCGCTTTCCGGCAATGGCCAGTGCCGGCGCACCTCCAGCTATCCCGTTCCCGATTACGGCATCACTATCGACTATTACGACTGCAGCAGCGCTGTAACCGATCCAAACATTTACCTGCTGGGCACCGTCCCCGCGCCGCCGCCTGCCGGCGCCTTCGAAGTCGTCAGCCACATCTATCGTTGCAACAATGACGGTCTGAGCGCTGCGCTGACCTACGATCCGGTCACCAGCTTTCCGCTCGAGTACGTCACCGGGCTCCAGCATTGCGGCGCGATCGGTTCGCAGCCTTCCTGCACCCGCACGACGGCAGGCACCGCAGGCCTTGCCGAGCGCGACTTGTGCAAGACCTGGGACTTTATCGGCGATCCGCTCAATGGCGGATATCTGACCTGCATCGAGCCTGCCGCACCCGAGCAGGTCTGGTCGTGCAGCGCCAGCATCGCGGGGTTCACGCCGGAAATCTCGACCTCGAAATGGTTTACCGAGAGCTGGACCACTTCGGGCTGTCCCAATGATCCGGTCGCCTGCGAGCTCAAAAGCGAGGTCTGCACCGCGCCAAACCAGACCCGGACGATTGCAGGCGTCCAGGTGACGCGGCCCTGCTGGCAGAAGAACCGCTCGTACTTGTGCCAGCGGATCGTCGGGGGCGCCAACGATTGCCCGAGCCTTGAAGCCAATAGCTCCTGCACGCTCGCGCGCGAGTCCTGTCTCGACGATCCGCCTGCTGCCAATGGATCATGCGGGGTGACCGAACGGACTTATTCCTGCCCGATTCCCGGCACCACGCCCGAGCCGGTGCAATACATTTGCGGCGGCGATGTCTATTGCCTCAATGGCGAATGCGAGACAATCGAGCGCGAGGCCTCCGACGAGTTCAAGGATGCGGCCGTCGCCCTGAATGCCCTCGGTCAGGCCAGTGCCGAGTTCGACGAAGCCACGCTGACACTGTTTCGCGGCACGCGCGAGACCTGCTCGCACAAGCTCTTCGGGCTCTCGAACTGCTGCTCGGGAAGCGGCGTACCGCTGCTCACACCGCTGCTATGCTCCCCTGCCGAAGTGCTGCTCGACCAGAAGGACGATGCGGGCCTATGCCACAAAGTCGGGTCTTATTGCTCGTCCAGTTTCCTCGGCATCTGCAAAACGAGGAAGCAGGTCTACTGTTGCTTTGAATCGAAGATCAGCCGCATCCTCCAGGAACAGGGGCGCCCCCAGCTCGGCAAGCCCTGGGGCAAGCCCAAGACCGAGACCTGCGAGGGCTTCACCGTCTTCGAGTTCCAGCGGCTCGACCTTGCGATCATGGATTTTTCCGAAGTCTACGCCGAGTTCGTCGAGGCCGCGAAGCTTCCCGATGAGGCCGCCACGCTCGTCGAAATCCAGCGCAAGATCGAAGCCTATTACGCGAGCCACCAGCCATGAGCCCCCAGGAGGTCAGGAACCGATCATGATCAACGCCAGGACCATCCCCGTCGTCGCCGGCATTGCCGCCAGCCTCTCCTTCAGTCTCCTCGTCCCGGTTGGCGCTCATGCGTCCAGCGGCGACGGGATCGAGGTCGAGCAGGCCGGGGACAGCTTCTACTGCGGCGAGCGCAAGCTCGGCACGTGGTTCTATTGCGAGGATCCAAAGCCCGAGACCGGCAGCCCCGAGAGCGCCCCGCAAGTCCCGGCGCGCGAGCGCCTCGCGGCAATCTCAACTGCGCTTGAGGAATTGAAGGCGCGCGCGATTCTCGAGCCCACCCCTGAGAATGTGACCGCATACGTGCGCTTCCAGCGCGAGCAACTCGACCGCTCCTCGCTGTTCGCCGATGTCTGGCAGCGCGCGCTCTGGCAGGACCCGGGCCTCGACTATACGCTCCAGCGCCCGGTCTCGACGCTTGGCAAGCGGGCCTGGATCGACCAGCGCAAGACCGACCGCGATCTTGCCATGTCCCGGCTCTCGCAGCGCTACGGTGTGTTCTACTTCTATGCCTCGAGTTGCGGGGCCTGCGAGATCTTCGGGCCGATCCTCAAATCGGTGAGCGACAAGTTCGGGCTTGCCGTGCTCGCGGTCTCGATGGACGGCGGGCCTACGGCCTCATTTCCCGAGTACGTCGTCGATGCCGGGCAATACGAGCGGCTCGGGCTTGGCAACGACCGTCAGGTGCCCGCGCTGGTGCTGTTCGACTCTGTGACCAAACGGCCCATGCCGATCGGCTACGGTATCCTGTCGCAGGACGAGATCATGGACCGGGTGTTTCAGCTCACGCAGGTCCGGCCCGGGAGCGACTACTGATGCGCGCGCGGATACTTCATGCCTCGCGCCGCGCAATCGCTATGGTGCTTACCGCTTCGCTTGTGCTGGCAGTGCCGGTTCCCGCCTTGGCCGGGGTCGAAAGCGAGATGCAGAGCTTCATGACCGAAATGGGTGCGCAGGCCAATGTCACCGGGCCATCAGCCTATCAGGGCCAGTCGGCGGGTTACTATTCGGGCGGGGCGATGTGGGCGCGGTTTCCGCAAAAGAATATCCAGCCCTTCAATCTCCAGTTGCCGCATGCGCGTGCCGGGTGCGGGGGCATCGACCTCTTCGCCGGATCGTTCTCGTTCATCAACACCGCCGAACTCGTCGCGATGCTCAAGGCCACCGCCAACAATGCGTTGGGCTTCGCCTTCAAGCTCGCGATCGACACGATTTCGCCCGAGATCGGCAAGGTCATGGATGAGCTGGCGCAGAAAGTGCAGCAGATGAACCAGATGAACATTTCGTCGTGCGAGACCGCGCAGGCGCTGGTCGGCGGGCTCTGGCCCAAGACCGATACCGCATCCTCGGTCGTCTGCGAGGCGATCGCCAACAGCCAGGGTGCGGTCGCCGACTGGGCCCGAGCGCGCCAGCAGTGCAACAATGGCGGAGAGCGCGAGGCGCTGAAGGCGGGCAATTCCGATCCCGACATGCAGGATCAGGCCGGGATGCCGAACAACTACACCTGGGAGGCGCTGGGCAAGAAATACGGCGGGTTCGACACCCAGTTCCGCGAATTCCTGATGACGCTGGTCGGCACGGTGATCTACGATCCGGCCGGAAACGGCGGCAAGCCGCGCGTCCAGTTCATCGGCCCGGCTGACTCGGCGCTCATCAGCGCCATGCTCGATGGCACTTCGGCCGCGCCGCACAAGGTCTGGTCCTGTGGTTCCGACACCACCAAATGCATGAACCCAACCGAGACCGCGCTGGTGATCGGCCCCAATGCGGCGCTCAAGGCCAGGGTGCGCGCGCTGATCGAATCGATGGCCTTGAAGGTGCGCGATCCGGGCGCTTCGCTCACCCCTGCCGAAGTCCAGCTGCTCGGCATGGCAAGCGTTCCGGTCTACAAGATCGTCACCGTCAGCGCAGCGGCCGAGTTCGGCATCACCGCACAGGAGATCAACGATCTTTCCGAAATCGTTGCAATCGACCTTGTCACCACCATGACCATGCGTTTCATCGACATGGCGGTGAACGCGCGCTCGGACTTCAACGGGGCGGATGCCGACAGCTTGCGCGAATGGCGCGAGGGGCTTTACGAGACCCGGCGCAACTTTCTGGGCTTGTCCGCGCGCACCTCGCAGCGCTTCGACCAGACCTTCGCGCTGATCCAGCGCACGCAGATGATGGAAAAGACCCTGCGTTCGCAGCTCTCGCCGCAGATGTCGGCAGCGCTCAGGTTCTCGCGCACGCTCAACCAGCAAGTCCAGTAGGGGCGGGCCAGGGAGATGCTTGAGGTCTTCACCGTCGGGGGCGGCGAGTATCTCGTCCAGACCTTCAACGCTGTCGCCGCCTGGACCGGCTCTGGCGGGTTCAAGGCGCTGATCCGCGTTTGCATGGTGATGGGCCTGATCTATGCCCTGCTCATCACTGCGATGGACCTCGACTGGCGCGCGTGGTTTCGCTGGTTCGTCCAGTCGACGCTGATCTACCTCGTGCTGATGGTGCCGACCGTCACGGTCAAAGTCACCGACCGCATCAATCCCGGCCTTGCGCCCGCGACCGTCGCCAACGTGCCGATTGGCCTGGGGGTCATGGCCTCGTTCACCAGCCAGGTGAGCGATTACCTCACGCGCACCGCCGAGACGGTCTTCGTCATGCCTGCCGCGCTCAACTATTCAACCGGCGGGTTCGTCTATGGCGCCAGGCTGTGGGACAAGGTGCGTGGCTTCGAAATTCGCGATCCCGTCTTCAAGGCGAACCTCGATGGCTATCTCAAACAGTGCGCCTATTACGATATCCTGCTCGGGACGAAGAGCCTTCGGCTGCTTTCGGAATCCACTGACCTGTGGGCCGATCTCGGGGTCAATGCCGCGACCAACCGCGGCATGAAATTCCTGACCCAGACCGGCGGCGGGGCGGTCGATATCGAGGGCAGGACCTGCGCCGAGGCCTGGGGGCTGCTCGACGCGCAGTGGGACGCAGCGATCAACGCCTATGCGCTGCCCTTCGCGCATTCGATGTATCCCAAGCTCACCCAGGCTGCCGCCGGCGCACGGCTCGCCGCTGACGTGCCGGTAGTCGCGCAATTGCTCACCGGCACCGCCATGACCAGAAACCAGTTCTTCAAGCAGAAGAGCATGGTCGATGCCTTTGAGGCGGCCCAGCTCGATTTCGGCAACGCCGATGCCGACGCCTTCGCCTTGCAGCGCGCCGATGCGCAGACCCGCAATGCGATGACGACCGCAGCCGAGCAGGGGCTGATCTGGATACCGGTGCTGGGTGTGGTGCTCACGCTTGTCTTCTACGCGCTGTTCCCGGTGGTGTTCCCGCTGCTGCTGTTCCCACGCACGGGGATCGCGACGCTCAAGGGCTATTTTGCCGGGTTCTTCTACCTTGCCGCCTGGGGGCCGCTCTACGTCCTCATCCACATGTTCATCATGGACCGGCTTGCCAGCCAGACCGCCGCCAGCACTGCGGGCGGAGTCAGCCTTGTCACTTGGGCCGGTATCGATGCGGTAAACCAGGACGTGGCGACGATGGCCGGGTTCCTGATGATGTCGGTGCCGGTCCTCGCGCTGATGGTCATGCGCGGCACATTGTCGGTCGCGCACAACATGGGAGCGCTGCTGTCACCGGCGCAGGGCGCGGCCGATGCCGCCGCAGTTGAGCGCACCACCGGCAATTATGCGTTCGGCGATGTCAGCTACGGCAACCTCAATGCCGAAAACCGGCAAATGGCGCAGTGGAACCTTGCCCCCAATCTCATGGCAGGCGCACCGCAGGCGAGCCTGCGCGGCGATGACGGGCGCATGTACCGCACCTATGGCGATGCGCATTCGGTGATCGATGCGAGCGGCGCGATTTCACAGCTGCCGTTCAAGGCGACGATGACGCGCGGCTACGCCAGCGACTTGCGCAATCAGGGCCAGTGGTATCTCAATGAGGCAGACCGCATCGAGAACGGCACATCGACGACCTGGTCGAGCTCGCGCGGGCGGTTCGGCAGCGAGGTTGCCGCATCGAGCCAGGTCAGGGGCAGCCGCAGTGAAAGCGGCTCGCGCGCCTCCGACACCCACAATGTCGGCGGCAATGTCCTCATCGAAGGCTCGTCGGGCAAGTCGACCCGCGAGGTCACCAACGATGACCTGATCCTGCGGCAGGGGAATAGTCGTTCAAATAG is a genomic window of Novosphingobium pentaromativorans US6-1 containing:
- a CDS encoding conjugal transfer protein TraG N-terminal domain-containing protein, coding for MLEVFTVGGGEYLVQTFNAVAAWTGSGGFKALIRVCMVMGLIYALLITAMDLDWRAWFRWFVQSTLIYLVLMVPTVTVKVTDRINPGLAPATVANVPIGLGVMASFTSQVSDYLTRTAETVFVMPAALNYSTGGFVYGARLWDKVRGFEIRDPVFKANLDGYLKQCAYYDILLGTKSLRLLSESTDLWADLGVNAATNRGMKFLTQTGGGAVDIEGRTCAEAWGLLDAQWDAAINAYALPFAHSMYPKLTQAAAGARLAADVPVVAQLLTGTAMTRNQFFKQKSMVDAFEAAQLDFGNADADAFALQRADAQTRNAMTTAAEQGLIWIPVLGVVLTLVFYALFPVVFPLLLFPRTGIATLKGYFAGFFYLAAWGPLYVLIHMFIMDRLASQTAASTAGGVSLVTWAGIDAVNQDVATMAGFLMMSVPVLALMVMRGTLSVAHNMGALLSPAQGAADAAAVERTTGNYAFGDVSYGNLNAENRQMAQWNLAPNLMAGAPQASLRGDDGRMYRTYGDAHSVIDASGAISQLPFKATMTRGYASDLRNQGQWYLNEADRIENGTSTTWSSSRGRFGSEVAASSQVRGSRSESGSRASDTHNVGGNVLIEGSSGKSTREVTNDDLILRQGNSRSNSDFANRVFGSSVSLTGTGTIGTPMQDAAGSGLAGSLSAALSGRKETGDSASAGTERSATNQVTRGTDKSEDVGSRVVISGNAGDVQSSGTYSQDSEYSDASQSHTSSGGTDWRVAEAEERRAAAARYREIGGRMMSEASYAESHGFQVSSDMSNLIQERYETLQREHPEWHLPDISNPRLDYRDIARRDQAISFIMDDLMSDLRSRRIDELADVAKIAGQGTLGSAADLGTPSGVPLPSGSLSESRLITQDFAGPVDGAAMARELGLGIKRGVRLDRMDGSLVPAMGAVAEEARALGLPKPVVTSGNDSSQHVSGSAHYANRALDFRGNNISDQQGAQWAARVRERLGPSYAVDFERFPDNPARDHLHVARRKN